Proteins encoded within one genomic window of Candidatus Cloacimonadota bacterium:
- a CDS encoding virulence RhuM family protein, which translates to MNDFDQKDVIIYQSSDGKTSVEVNLRKETVWLNQKQMGILFDKNYKTISRHINNIFKQGELERDSTVSYFETVQNEGGRKVVRKLEFYNLDMIISVGYRVNSKRGTQFRIWATNVLKDHLINGYSIYRQRLENQTEKIKELNNTILLIEDVVKQKQLTTNEAKGLIFVVSDYIRALDILDDYDHQRLELSSRLSKNLIRKLDYNEITKAINELRNYFRNKGEKVELFGVEKDQSLKSSISAIYQTFDGKDLYPLI; encoded by the coding sequence ATGAATGATTTTGATCAAAAAGATGTTATTATCTATCAATCTTCCGATGGAAAAACTTCAGTTGAAGTAAATTTGAGAAAAGAAACTGTCTGGTTGAATCAAAAACAGATGGGTATTTTATTTGATAAGAATTATAAGACAATTTCCAGACATATAAACAACATTTTTAAGCAAGGAGAATTAGAAAGAGATTCAACTGTCTCGTATTTTGAGACAGTTCAAAATGAGGGTGGTAGAAAAGTAGTTAGAAAATTAGAATTCTATAATCTGGATATGATAATTTCGGTTGGTTATCGTGTTAATTCAAAACGTGGAACTCAGTTTCGCATCTGGGCTACAAATGTCTTAAAAGATCACTTGATAAATGGATATTCAATTTATCGTCAACGTTTAGAAAATCAAACTGAAAAAATTAAAGAATTAAACAATACAATTTTGTTAATTGAAGATGTTGTTAAACAGAAGCAATTAACAACAAATGAAGCAAAAGGTTTGATATTTGTAGTTTCAGATTACATAAGAGCTTTGGATATTCTTGATGACTATGATCATCAGAGGCTAGAGCTATCGAGCAGATTAAGCAAGAATTTGATTAGAAAATTAGATTACAATGAAATAACAAAAGCAATCAATGAGCTCAGAAACTACTTCAGAAATAAAGGTGAAAAAGTAGAATTATTTGGAGTAGAAAAAGACCAATCTCTTAAAAGTTCAATATCGGCAATTTACCAAACATTTGATGGAAAAGACCTTTATCCATTAATATAA
- a CDS encoding Eco57I restriction-modification methylase domain-containing protein: MLKSKYIKNNKACAGKFGRNEITQEQLDDFENKFRTFYERFKTSKENETEEYFKNLFRDFLLNSFYKNKHAINTKSFTGQHGTDLAIHASQDVNSRVEVLIEFKKPTNKTGMISIDNLNRKAMHEAVLYYLQERMKNNNVELKYIIITNLNEFFIFDAKHFHKLFYENATIRNVHASWSSHKTDDDSTRQMYDIIAQQISGMETEIETIHFELNDFVNFSNKSNKSKIKHIYQILSPRFLLKETVLQDSNELNKNFYNELLYIMGLEEYKEKNKKLIRRCENRQEGSLLENTINQMKTHYINHPEDYGGETEDQQFNYSLQLNITWINRILFLKLLEAQLISYHNKDQDYAFLNYKKIKSYKELSELFFQVLAIKQNERSEYIHSKYKNLPYLNSSLFDRSKQEEEVSITELSDLEIPIYKKTVLKNGKKRLSSKMKTLEYLLRFLDAYNFGSEIEPDEDRKSLINASVLGLIFEKINGYKEGSYYTPGYITMYMSRETLRRSVLDKLNTAFEKDFQEFDELINFCSNLYNSNDLKKANDCLNSITICDPAVGSGHFLVSVLNEMIAIKAELGILCDVNAKPRKDWEILVANDELNIHNAFGEPFEYKLNENGKPHKELQNIQKTIFHEKQTIIENCLFGADINPNSVNICRLRLWIELLKNAYYTEESKFVELQTLPNIDINIKCGNSLISRFDLKENLSTVLKRTNMTVGEYLRKVRDYKNATGKQEKKALQNAIDQIKSNFKKEMMHQTEVFRKFARLERKYQSFFEDQDLFEEDRKIKQKTEEFEKTEKAYNKAKAEWEVWENGEVYRNAFEWRFEFPEVLDETGKFTGFDIVIGNPPYIQYGENAILRNLYLNRFYSASYKVNSYYLFFEQGILISNKNGYLSFITPKSYLKNKYAKKLREFIINNVSLISVDDFYYRVFEDVHEDVLITQISLDKSDKKLKYSKIILISEFDNKTFSNFDLNRISENDYLFEFEISEETEKLINKIYDSSIMLTELCGAYFGIQTFDRKSFVFDEKINEFCKPVIDGENIQKYNMIKSTQYVEFKPENIKSGGNEYIYNSTRLVTRQIADIPPFAIAQSGLYTLNTIYNIFFRKHCDKTRIHEILGILNSKLIGFIWKTKFYDKKGTYPKVKKTPLLSLPIPKSEVSLISEIVIENIKRRFDGNVMNKVLLKIDLILYKLYQLSYEEVLIVDPDFQLSKEEFERYEVNQHE; the protein is encoded by the coding sequence ATGCTAAAATCAAAATATATAAAGAATAACAAAGCTTGTGCCGGTAAATTTGGCAGAAACGAAATAACCCAAGAGCAACTTGATGATTTTGAAAATAAATTCAGAACATTTTACGAAAGATTTAAAACATCAAAAGAAAACGAAACCGAAGAATACTTCAAGAATCTGTTCAGAGACTTTTTATTAAACAGCTTTTACAAAAATAAACATGCAATAAATACAAAATCTTTTACCGGTCAGCATGGAACTGATCTGGCTATTCATGCTTCGCAAGATGTAAACAGCCGCGTAGAAGTTCTGATAGAATTCAAAAAACCAACTAACAAAACCGGTATGATCTCAATAGATAATCTGAATAGAAAAGCAATGCACGAAGCGGTTCTATATTATCTACAGGAACGCATGAAAAACAACAATGTAGAATTAAAATATATTATCATCACGAATCTAAATGAATTTTTTATCTTCGATGCCAAACATTTCCATAAATTGTTTTACGAAAATGCTACAATTAGAAATGTTCATGCTTCCTGGAGTTCTCATAAAACTGATGATGACAGTACCAGGCAAATGTACGACATCATTGCTCAACAGATCAGTGGAATGGAAACTGAGATTGAAACAATCCATTTTGAATTAAACGATTTTGTTAATTTCTCGAATAAATCCAACAAATCCAAAATTAAACATATTTACCAAATCTTATCTCCCCGCTTTCTGCTGAAAGAAACAGTTCTGCAGGACAGCAACGAACTGAATAAGAATTTCTACAATGAGCTTCTTTATATAATGGGCTTAGAAGAATATAAGGAAAAAAATAAAAAACTGATCAGACGCTGCGAAAACCGGCAGGAAGGCTCACTGCTGGAAAATACAATAAACCAGATGAAAACGCATTATATCAATCATCCCGAAGATTATGGCGGTGAGACCGAAGATCAGCAGTTCAATTATTCTCTGCAATTGAATATAACCTGGATCAATCGAATTCTTTTTCTTAAACTGCTGGAAGCTCAACTCATTTCCTATCATAACAAAGATCAGGATTACGCTTTTCTGAACTATAAAAAGATCAAATCCTATAAAGAACTTTCGGAACTGTTTTTCCAGGTTTTAGCGATAAAACAAAACGAAAGATCAGAATATATACACTCCAAATATAAAAATCTGCCGTATTTAAATAGTTCACTTTTCGACCGTTCGAAACAGGAAGAAGAAGTAAGCATTACAGAACTTTCCGATCTGGAAATTCCGATTTACAAAAAGACAGTTTTGAAAAACGGCAAAAAAAGACTTTCCAGCAAAATGAAAACTCTGGAATATCTGCTGCGTTTCCTGGATGCTTACAATTTCGGTTCCGAGATCGAACCTGATGAAGACAGAAAATCGCTGATCAACGCTTCAGTGCTGGGTTTGATCTTCGAAAAGATAAACGGCTACAAAGAAGGTTCATATTACACTCCGGGCTACATAACCATGTACATGAGCCGGGAAACTTTGCGCCGCTCTGTTCTGGATAAACTGAACACTGCTTTCGAAAAAGATTTCCAGGAGTTTGATGAACTGATCAATTTCTGCTCCAATCTTTATAACTCAAATGATCTGAAAAAAGCAAACGACTGTCTTAATTCGATCACGATTTGCGATCCCGCAGTTGGTTCCGGTCATTTTCTGGTTTCGGTGCTAAACGAAATGATCGCTATCAAAGCAGAGTTGGGAATATTGTGCGACGTAAATGCTAAACCCCGCAAAGATTGGGAAATCCTGGTAGCAAACGATGAATTGAATATTCATAATGCTTTTGGCGAACCATTCGAGTATAAACTAAACGAAAACGGAAAACCACACAAAGAATTGCAGAACATTCAAAAAACCATCTTCCACGAAAAACAGACCATTATCGAAAACTGCCTGTTCGGAGCTGACATTAATCCTAATTCCGTGAATATCTGTCGGTTGCGACTCTGGATCGAACTGCTGAAAAACGCCTACTACACCGAAGAAAGTAAGTTTGTAGAACTGCAAACTCTGCCGAATATAGACATCAACATCAAATGTGGAAATTCTCTTATCAGCCGTTTCGATCTTAAAGAGAATCTTTCCACCGTTTTAAAAAGAACCAACATGACGGTGGGAGAATATCTGCGAAAAGTGAGAGATTACAAAAATGCTACCGGCAAGCAGGAAAAGAAAGCTCTGCAGAATGCTATCGATCAGATTAAAAGCAACTTTAAAAAAGAGATGATGCACCAGACCGAAGTTTTCCGCAAGTTTGCCCGATTAGAAAGGAAATATCAATCTTTCTTTGAAGATCAGGATCTATTTGAAGAAGATAGAAAAATAAAACAGAAAACAGAGGAGTTTGAAAAAACAGAAAAAGCCTACAACAAAGCCAAAGCAGAATGGGAAGTGTGGGAAAACGGCGAAGTTTACCGTAACGCTTTTGAATGGCGATTTGAATTCCCTGAAGTGCTGGATGAAACAGGAAAATTTACCGGTTTCGATATTGTGATCGGAAATCCACCATATATTCAATATGGTGAAAATGCAATTTTGCGTAATTTATATTTGAATAGATTTTATTCTGCAAGTTATAAAGTTAATAGTTACTACTTATTTTTTGAACAGGGAATATTAATATCAAATAAAAATGGATATTTATCATTCATAACTCCAAAATCATATCTGAAAAACAAATATGCGAAAAAACTTAGAGAATTCATTATTAATAATGTATCTTTGATAAGCGTTGATGATTTCTACTACAGAGTTTTTGAAGATGTTCATGAAGATGTTTTAATTACTCAAATAAGTTTAGATAAAAGCGACAAAAAATTAAAATATTCAAAAATTATTTTAATTAGTGAATTTGATAATAAAACATTTTCTAATTTTGACCTAAATAGAATTAGTGAAAATGATTACTTATTTGAATTTGAAATAAGTGAAGAAACAGAAAAATTAATAAACAAAATTTATGATAGCTCAATTATGTTAACGGAGTTATGTGGCGCATATTTTGGAATACAAACTTTTGATAGAAAAAGTTTTGTATTTGATGAAAAGATAAATGAATTTTGCAAACCAGTTATTGATGGAGAAAATATTCAAAAATATAATATGATTAAATCAACTCAATATGTTGAGTTTAAACCAGAAAATATAAAAAGTGGTGGTAATGAATATATATATAATTCAACAAGATTAGTAACTCGCCAAATTGCTGATATTCCACCTTTTGCTATAGCACAATCAGGTCTATACACATTAAATACAATTTATAATATTTTTTTCAGAAAACATTGTGATAAAACTAGAATTCATGAGATTCTTGGGATTCTAAATTCAAAATTAATTGGGTTCATATGGAAAACAAAATTCTATGATAAGAAAGGAACTTATCCAAAGGTCAAAAAAACTCCATTACTTTCATTACCTATCCCTAAAAGTGAAGTATCTTTAATTTCAGAAATTGTAATAGAAAATATTAAAAGAAGATTTGATGGAAATGTAATGAATAAAGTTTTACTGAAAATCGATTTGATTTTATACAAACTCTACCAACTCAGTTACGAAGAAGTTTTGATCGTCGATCCTGATTTCCAGCTTTCTAAGGAAGAGTTTGAAAGGTATGAGGTGAACCAGCATGAATGA